The following proteins come from a genomic window of Pirellula staleyi DSM 6068:
- a CDS encoding DUF1552 domain-containing protein, whose product MSTELTRRSLLKGITLGAGATLLSPILAQLAAHAAGDEQHALRKRVVFVVQSNGLNPNHLVPVGVKRRPDGRNERPTNDKLEELTLHDKELHSALEPLTPFKDRMAFVQGLSGRIAISDHSANHGALGAYGANRGAMMQTIDSAIGEALPGTFSHVAVGLNGGEGPMNYRVSAAGPGKEVPIICSPDLAFASLFGSVAEGSGKAAFDRRTNLLDFMADDVRRSRAELVGDERQKFDRYLEAFETLHNRQRELVAKTEELKKVVPKLGEKATTSVSSLILEAQFEIAGAALVAGLTNVVTLASGGGGQQFGKFPEFNIPDLHGIGHGNAYGRESSEDCFVELRRFHTRLIAGLVAKLQNTPEGSGTMLDNTLLVYLSDSGEGHHPSLYEWPVVLIGNLGGKLKTDGRYLQFPNYGTPNHRTMANLYCTLLHAVGKPRDKFGVPDPGLRDVDQTGVISELLA is encoded by the coding sequence ATGAGCACCGAACTAACACGTCGCAGCTTGCTCAAGGGGATCACCCTCGGCGCTGGGGCTACACTGCTGTCACCGATCCTCGCACAGCTCGCGGCACACGCCGCCGGTGATGAGCAGCATGCGCTCCGCAAACGAGTTGTCTTCGTCGTCCAAAGCAACGGCTTGAATCCCAATCATCTTGTGCCTGTGGGTGTCAAACGTCGGCCCGATGGCCGAAATGAACGACCTACCAACGACAAGCTGGAAGAACTCACGCTGCACGACAAGGAGTTGCATTCGGCCTTAGAGCCGCTCACGCCGTTTAAAGATCGGATGGCTTTCGTTCAAGGTCTCTCAGGACGCATCGCCATCAGTGACCATTCGGCCAATCATGGGGCACTCGGTGCCTATGGAGCGAACCGGGGAGCGATGATGCAAACCATCGACTCAGCGATTGGCGAGGCCTTACCCGGCACGTTTTCTCATGTCGCTGTGGGACTCAATGGCGGGGAGGGGCCCATGAATTATCGAGTCTCGGCAGCCGGTCCGGGCAAGGAAGTCCCAATTATCTGCTCGCCCGACTTAGCTTTTGCATCGCTCTTTGGCAGCGTGGCCGAGGGCTCAGGCAAAGCTGCCTTTGACCGTCGCACGAATCTGCTCGACTTCATGGCCGATGATGTCCGCCGCTCCCGCGCCGAGTTGGTGGGCGACGAGCGTCAGAAGTTTGATCGTTATCTCGAAGCATTCGAGACCTTGCACAATCGACAACGCGAACTCGTCGCCAAAACCGAGGAGCTCAAGAAGGTCGTTCCCAAGCTCGGTGAAAAGGCGACGACCAGTGTCTCCAGTTTGATTCTCGAGGCGCAGTTTGAAATCGCCGGCGCGGCACTCGTGGCTGGGTTGACGAACGTCGTCACGCTGGCGAGTGGTGGAGGGGGGCAGCAGTTCGGTAAGTTTCCCGAATTTAACATTCCCGATCTCCATGGGATCGGTCACGGCAATGCTTATGGAAGGGAATCGTCAGAGGACTGCTTCGTTGAGTTGCGGCGTTTCCATACCAGGCTCATCGCCGGACTGGTCGCTAAGCTACAAAATACACCTGAAGGTTCCGGCACTATGCTGGACAATACGCTGCTCGTCTATCTAAGTGATTCCGGCGAAGGGCATCACCCCAGCCTCTATGAATGGCCGGTAGTACTGATCGGGAATCTCGGTGGCAAACTGAAGACTGACGGACGCTATCTGCAGTTCCCCAACTACGGGACCCCAAACCACCGCACGATGGCCAATCTTTATTGCACGCTCCTGCATGCGGTTGGCAAACCTCGCGACAAGTTTGGCGTGCCCGATCCCGGCCTGCGGGACGTTGATCAAACGGGTGTCATCTCGGAATTGCTGGCATAG
- a CDS encoding IS5 family transposase has product MKHTTGKSYPSDVTDAEWEFLLPYLSLMREDVPQRAYSLRDQFNAMRYVVKTGIQWDFLPHEMPPWRAVYQQMRRWFEAGVFEEIAQDLRLMVRLLEGRDEQPTAVIMDARTLQSTPESGGRAGYDGAKKKKGSKANIAVDTLGNLLAVYITAANEQDRDQVAILSQRVQEVTGSNVEIAYVDQGYTGAAAAEQAEASSIRLQVIKHTETKRGFVLLPRRWVVERTFGWLSRFRRLARDYERLTVTLTNFHWLAFLTILLAKIYRQSQ; this is encoded by the coding sequence ATGAAACACACGACAGGGAAGTCGTATCCCAGCGACGTAACGGATGCGGAGTGGGAATTCCTGCTCCCTTACTTAAGCCTCATGCGCGAGGATGTGCCGCAGCGCGCCTATTCACTGCGCGACCAGTTTAACGCCATGCGCTACGTGGTGAAAACAGGAATCCAGTGGGACTTCCTGCCGCATGAAATGCCTCCGTGGCGGGCCGTCTATCAACAAATGCGACGCTGGTTCGAAGCGGGAGTCTTTGAGGAAATTGCGCAAGACCTCAGGCTGATGGTGCGTCTTTTGGAAGGACGTGACGAACAGCCAACCGCTGTGATCATGGATGCTCGAACGCTGCAATCGACTCCTGAAAGTGGAGGCCGCGCGGGATACGACGGCGCGAAGAAAAAGAAGGGTTCGAAGGCCAATATTGCCGTCGATACACTGGGAAATCTGCTGGCGGTTTACATCACTGCAGCCAATGAGCAAGACCGCGACCAAGTCGCCATCCTCTCGCAGAGAGTGCAAGAGGTGACGGGCAGCAACGTGGAGATAGCGTACGTCGATCAAGGCTATACGGGCGCCGCAGCAGCCGAGCAGGCTGAAGCATCCTCGATAAGATTACAAGTTATAAAACATACCGAGACCAAGCGAGGCTTTGTCCTATTGCCACGCCGCTGGGTTGTTGAGCGCACCTTTGGTTGGCTGAGTCGCTTCCGCCGTCTCGCGCGTGATTATGAGAGACTCACCGTCACGCTCACCAACTTCCACTGGCTCGCCTTCCTCACCATACTCCTCGCAAAAATCTACAGACAAAGTCAATAA
- a CDS encoding DUF1588 domain-containing protein, whose translation MKCHGPNKQEGDVRLDDLSTNESNDLARWNMVREQLRGGLMPPEEEPQIPREKLATVLEWLSLQASKQRLPLPNQGNLISHELLFGNLATGNAPTSARVWRLSPDGYKGFVGEVHRGRADGLVQPFTVIPERGIKDFAELYSIDEPSTEVLLRNAEIIVAGQTAHVIKEGKLQGKNDTIGEFVKLMDPALVPSREQLESAVQTQFRLAIGRKADASEVERFLSLYEKCATDGDRPAAVKTMLQAVLLRADAMYRSEVGAATEGDSGRQALKPLELARALSLALGDRRESGIMQAAEKGELTTREEVAAHVKRILDDPKIKKPRLLRFFQEYFEYHRAPDVFKDKPTDKIKHVPQVLVSDTDRLVLHILEQDKDVLRELLTTRLSFVNYNTKVDKSQPDRPLVGVPFDVIPPPDKNPKNKPEWLGGVDAVYGFQQWPQKQPTELPEGQRLGILMQPSWLVAWSTNFDNDVVRRGRWIRERLLGGTVPDLPIGVVAQVPDDKHRTYRDRLTVTRDAKCWKCHQQMDELGLPLENFDHYGRFRSTEAVLDLEATEKNVDNKGKQLGPITREVALDTSGTIANSGDARLDGTVRDPRELVLRLADSDRVRQVFVRHAFRYFLGRNETLADARTLQQADRSYVESGGSFKALVVSLLTSDSFLLRATPSPLDPQPTTLGAPQ comes from the coding sequence ATGAAGTGTCACGGCCCGAACAAGCAGGAGGGTGACGTCCGTCTGGACGATTTGTCAACCAACGAAAGCAACGATCTTGCTCGCTGGAACATGGTACGAGAACAACTTCGCGGGGGACTCATGCCACCGGAGGAAGAACCCCAAATCCCCCGCGAAAAGTTAGCCACGGTTCTGGAGTGGCTTTCTCTGCAAGCGAGCAAACAGCGGCTCCCCCTGCCGAACCAAGGGAATTTGATCTCACACGAGTTATTGTTCGGCAATCTAGCTACAGGCAATGCGCCCACTTCCGCACGAGTGTGGCGGCTCAGCCCGGATGGCTACAAAGGCTTTGTAGGAGAAGTGCATCGGGGACGCGCCGACGGATTGGTTCAGCCGTTCACAGTGATTCCCGAACGCGGCATTAAGGATTTCGCCGAGTTGTACTCGATTGATGAACCGAGCACTGAAGTCTTGCTGCGGAACGCCGAAATCATCGTTGCGGGACAAACGGCCCACGTGATCAAAGAGGGCAAACTTCAGGGCAAGAACGACACCATCGGTGAATTCGTCAAACTGATGGACCCGGCGCTTGTGCCGAGTCGCGAGCAGTTGGAATCCGCAGTGCAAACACAGTTCCGCTTAGCGATTGGCCGCAAAGCGGATGCCAGCGAAGTTGAACGATTCCTTTCTCTCTATGAAAAATGTGCGACGGACGGAGATCGCCCCGCCGCCGTAAAGACGATGCTTCAGGCGGTGCTGCTACGTGCCGATGCGATGTATCGTTCCGAAGTCGGTGCAGCGACCGAAGGTGATTCCGGTCGGCAAGCGCTGAAGCCGCTGGAATTAGCCCGCGCATTGAGCTTGGCCCTGGGAGACCGTCGAGAAAGCGGCATCATGCAGGCTGCTGAAAAAGGTGAACTAACCACCAGGGAAGAGGTGGCCGCTCATGTGAAGCGCATTTTGGATGATCCCAAAATCAAGAAGCCGAGACTGCTGCGGTTTTTCCAAGAGTACTTCGAATACCACCGCGCCCCAGATGTCTTCAAGGACAAACCGACCGACAAGATCAAGCATGTTCCCCAAGTATTGGTGAGCGACACCGATCGTCTGGTACTCCATATCCTGGAGCAAGACAAAGATGTCTTGCGTGAATTGCTCACCACGCGACTCTCGTTTGTGAATTACAACACCAAGGTCGACAAGTCCCAACCCGATCGACCGCTGGTCGGAGTGCCGTTCGATGTGATCCCACCACCGGACAAAAACCCCAAGAACAAGCCGGAATGGCTCGGAGGCGTCGATGCCGTTTATGGCTTTCAGCAATGGCCCCAGAAGCAACCGACAGAGCTTCCCGAAGGCCAGAGGCTGGGCATTCTGATGCAACCAAGTTGGTTGGTCGCCTGGAGCACGAATTTTGACAACGACGTCGTTCGCCGCGGCCGCTGGATTCGAGAACGCTTGCTCGGAGGAACCGTGCCCGATCTGCCGATTGGCGTGGTGGCCCAAGTTCCCGATGATAAACATCGCACCTATCGAGATCGACTTACCGTCACGCGTGATGCGAAGTGCTGGAAGTGCCATCAGCAAATGGATGAACTCGGATTGCCCTTGGAGAACTTCGATCACTATGGCCGATTCCGCTCGACGGAAGCGGTGCTCGACCTCGAAGCTACCGAGAAAAACGTCGATAACAAGGGGAAACAACTGGGGCCAATAACTCGCGAAGTGGCGCTCGACACCTCCGGAACGATTGCCAATAGCGGAGATGCGCGGCTCGATGGAACCGTCCGCGATCCGCGTGAACTGGTCCTCCGCTTGGCTGATTCGGATCGTGTGCGCCAAGTCTTTGTGCGGCATGCGTTCCGCTACTTCCTAGGTCGCAACGAAACCCTGGCAGATGCTCGGACGTTGCAACAAGCCGATCGCTCTTATGTGGAAAGCGGAGGAAGTTTCAAGGCTCTTGTCGTCTCACTGCTAACGTCAGATTCATTCCTGCTTCGCGCTACCCCGTCACCTCTTGATCCGCAGCCAACAACTTTGGGAGCCCCACAATGA
- a CDS encoding recombinase family protein: MKRYVALARVSSREQEREGFSLEVQESALEGFAKRSGGEITKLYRLAETASKQEARTSFRELLAYAREHAANLDGVLFYKVDRAARNLFDYVELERLEADYGLPVIYVAQPTENSPAGRMQRRILANMATFYTEQQSVDVREGLARRVQSGLFVGKAPYGYTNKRQDGRSVVVVDPKAAAAVRRAFELYAYHSHTLDSLSAQLTREGFEYSPTHPGFVRSKLHMILRDRAYLGEVRYRDAWHPGVHPPIVPGEVFERVQELFGVKTYHASESVYGGAMILCGHCGKPLVVEVKRKTSKTGTREYRYYRCARYNAEEHPRVRLVESELDRQMLDLFQRMRIEDEGVRRWVVEVLRAKSKTAEQDATAERDELQRELDAVRKQKDRLLSLRLLDEIESETFAAKQSELRSKETKLQTRLEGTSRQQSERGDLAVKVFELSQALGAKWLAADIAEKRLLLEIVCLNLKLVDVTLVPAMRKPFDMLAEGLLVSSSRGDRI; the protein is encoded by the coding sequence ATGAAGCGATACGTGGCACTGGCGCGAGTTTCCAGCCGTGAGCAAGAGCGAGAAGGGTTTTCGCTCGAAGTGCAAGAGAGTGCTCTCGAAGGATTTGCCAAGCGCTCGGGCGGAGAGATAACGAAGCTCTATCGATTAGCGGAGACTGCCAGCAAGCAGGAAGCGCGAACGTCGTTTCGTGAACTCCTGGCCTATGCCCGTGAGCATGCTGCGAATCTGGACGGGGTTTTGTTCTACAAGGTCGACCGAGCGGCCCGAAATCTCTTCGACTACGTCGAACTCGAGCGACTCGAAGCCGACTATGGCTTGCCTGTGATCTACGTGGCACAGCCGACCGAAAATTCTCCTGCGGGAAGAATGCAGCGTCGAATTCTAGCCAATATGGCGACGTTCTACACCGAGCAGCAATCGGTGGATGTGCGTGAGGGGTTGGCTCGCCGAGTGCAAAGTGGCCTCTTCGTGGGCAAGGCTCCGTACGGCTACACCAACAAGCGACAGGATGGGCGGAGTGTTGTTGTCGTCGATCCGAAAGCAGCAGCTGCCGTTCGTCGTGCCTTCGAACTCTATGCCTATCACAGTCACACGCTCGATAGCCTCTCGGCACAACTCACGCGCGAGGGGTTCGAATACTCGCCTACTCATCCTGGGTTCGTACGCAGTAAGCTCCACATGATTCTGCGCGATCGTGCCTATCTCGGCGAAGTTCGGTATCGCGATGCCTGGCACCCTGGCGTTCATCCTCCGATTGTTCCTGGGGAGGTTTTCGAGCGGGTGCAAGAGCTGTTCGGGGTGAAGACCTACCATGCCAGTGAATCGGTCTACGGTGGTGCAATGATTCTTTGCGGCCACTGTGGCAAGCCCCTGGTGGTGGAAGTGAAGCGAAAGACTTCCAAGACAGGGACACGCGAGTATCGGTACTATCGATGCGCTCGCTACAACGCCGAAGAGCATCCTCGCGTTCGTCTGGTGGAATCGGAACTAGATCGGCAAATGCTCGATCTGTTTCAGAGGATGCGAATCGAAGATGAGGGAGTTCGCCGCTGGGTGGTCGAAGTGCTTCGTGCAAAGTCCAAAACTGCGGAGCAAGATGCGACGGCTGAGCGCGATGAGCTGCAGCGAGAACTCGACGCTGTTCGGAAGCAGAAAGATCGATTGCTGAGCCTGCGTCTCCTTGATGAGATTGAATCGGAGACTTTTGCCGCGAAGCAGTCGGAACTACGTTCCAAGGAAACGAAGCTGCAAACACGACTCGAAGGAACTTCTCGTCAGCAGTCGGAAAGAGGCGATTTGGCGGTGAAAGTGTTTGAACTTTCGCAAGCTCTTGGGGCTAAATGGCTTGCGGCCGATATCGCAGAAAAGCGACTACTTCTAGAAATCGTCTGTTTGAACTTGAAGCTCGTCGACGTAACTCTAGTCCCAGCAATGAGAAAGCCCTTCGACATGCTCGCCGAAGGGCTTCTTGTCTCATCAAGTCGGGGTGACAGGATTTGA